From Sediminitomix flava, the proteins below share one genomic window:
- a CDS encoding cation:proton antiporter domain-containing protein yields MSLGLRKIQQPYILAYILAGVMLGPHGFQVFTDEESADVAGEIGLIILMFFIGMEISIKNFIKNWKIAFLGAGCQVLFSVLLMYGLGIFFDWTFERVLLFGFGTSLSSSAVVIRLINQYKLEKHKLGQDITFILLTQDVLVAPMIIVMSLASGKGVDYTEVLWQIFGAIVLLIIIVDLLKRDRKSIKALSFLNEDHELQVFASLIICFGLALFTSLCGLSPSLGAFVAGLTMYNSNASSWLHKTLSPFRIIFVSIFFISVGMMIDIHFLTQHWQTILVLVLAVFISNHLINSTTLRILKNSNIHSLYGGSLLAQIGEFSFVLASLGVQNNIINSESYQYIIITISITIFISSIWVSLFKKIYEIRFS; encoded by the coding sequence ATGAGTTTAGGACTTCGGAAAATTCAACAACCTTATATTTTGGCTTATATCCTCGCAGGTGTCATGTTGGGACCACATGGATTTCAAGTTTTTACAGATGAGGAAAGTGCTGATGTAGCTGGTGAAATTGGACTAATCATTCTGATGTTTTTTATTGGAATGGAAATTTCGATAAAGAACTTTATCAAGAATTGGAAGATTGCATTTTTAGGTGCTGGATGTCAAGTACTATTTAGTGTCCTGTTAATGTATGGGCTAGGTATCTTCTTTGATTGGACATTTGAAAGAGTCTTATTGTTTGGGTTTGGAACCTCACTCAGTAGTTCTGCCGTAGTTATTCGACTAATCAATCAGTATAAATTAGAAAAGCACAAATTAGGACAGGACATCACTTTTATTCTGCTTACCCAAGATGTATTAGTTGCTCCTATGATTATCGTTATGAGTCTTGCTAGTGGAAAAGGTGTTGATTATACTGAAGTTTTATGGCAGATTTTTGGTGCAATAGTTCTTCTGATCATTATTGTGGATTTACTCAAAAGAGATCGGAAAAGTATAAAAGCATTAAGTTTCTTAAATGAAGATCATGAATTACAAGTTTTTGCAAGTTTGATCATCTGTTTTGGCTTGGCTCTATTTACCTCACTTTGTGGACTTTCACCTAGTTTAGGTGCTTTTGTGGCAGGACTGACCATGTATAATTCCAATGCCTCATCTTGGTTACATAAAACACTATCGCCATTCCGAATTATATTTGTATCAATCTTTTTTATCTCCGTAGGTATGATGATTGACATTCACTTTTTAACTCAACATTGGCAAACCATATTGGTGTTAGTACTTGCTGTCTTTATTAGTAATCACCTCATAAACTCTACCACACTTAGGATTTTAAAAAACTCGAACATACACAGTCTTTATGGAGGCTCTCTTTTGGCTCAAATTGGGGAATTCAGTTTTGTTTTGGCCTCTTTAGGTGTACAAAATAATATCATCAATAGTGAATCATATCAATATATCATCATTACAATTTCTATCACTATCTTTATCAGTTCGATTTGGGTGTCTCTATTTAAAAAAATCTATGAAATTCGATTTTCATAA
- the larC gene encoding nickel insertion protein, whose translation MVSKKDNFNQELKEEVVVSIKYNIDHSNGEFEGNAFINHILTKGALDVSVELTLLENGDQAFKVEVLCYPEKFGLVSKELFIQSSTKGMKYAQINRLKLPMEIKEIHTKFGVIQQKNVTLPSGKIISVLEKSILQELAQKNNISIEELKQSIK comes from the coding sequence ATGGTTTCTAAGAAAGATAATTTCAATCAAGAGTTAAAAGAAGAAGTAGTCGTTTCAATAAAATACAATATAGATCACTCAAATGGTGAATTTGAAGGAAATGCCTTTATTAATCATATACTAACCAAAGGAGCATTAGATGTTTCTGTTGAACTCACCCTATTAGAAAACGGTGACCAAGCATTCAAAGTCGAAGTATTGTGCTACCCAGAAAAATTCGGACTTGTATCCAAAGAATTATTCATTCAGTCTTCTACCAAAGGTATGAAATATGCCCAAATCAATCGATTAAAACTTCCAATGGAAATTAAAGAAATCCACACTAAGTTTGGTGTTATACAGCAGAAAAACGTTACACTTCCAAGTGGAAAAATAATCTCTGTACTAGAAAAAAGCATTCTACAAGAATTAGCACAAAAAAATAATATAAGTATAGAAGAACTGAAACAGAGTATCAAATGA
- a CDS encoding threonine/serine exporter family protein produces the protein MVKEKNKSDKRTNAQTYDFEKVCQFIKNVGKAAHQYGSTTMQLESYLTQLTTSFGYQGLFRATPTEILFSFRENTNSTDTIYIEPVPPTDFNLNKLSLLGKLVTDVNSKKLNLIEAERHLERIEDTPAPWGLKVIAISFVLAGAGFAMMLSGSLPDVLLSAVFSVVVLILQPLIAIYGGHRASDWSALLTALVIGVLAASSKIFFPVVNLITVTVSSLIILIPGFSISTGIIEMTSNHVVSGLANLMNGLLYLVKLFVGTWLGIYAVELVYTLPETIIAEPIAQTWLLLLLPPMMCALACIFQTAPKNFLAVVLISSSSLLGMVVGGIMLDANFGNLIGTILPVVFSNLWSRKTGEPSSIPLLPSIMLIVSGSIGFRGLATISTGQTALGEQYFIQMFIVAFTIGAGLLVGNTISRPNSSL, from the coding sequence ATGGTAAAAGAAAAAAATAAATCGGATAAACGAACAAACGCTCAAACTTACGATTTTGAAAAAGTCTGTCAGTTTATTAAAAATGTGGGAAAAGCAGCACATCAATATGGTTCTACCACAATGCAATTAGAAAGTTACTTAACCCAACTGACTACAAGTTTTGGATACCAAGGACTTTTCCGAGCAACTCCAACAGAAATACTTTTCAGTTTCAGAGAAAATACGAATTCAACAGATACAATATATATAGAACCAGTACCACCAACAGACTTTAATCTAAACAAACTGTCGTTGTTAGGTAAACTTGTCACAGATGTAAACTCAAAAAAACTTAATCTAATTGAAGCAGAAAGACACTTGGAGCGCATTGAGGATACACCAGCTCCCTGGGGTTTAAAAGTAATCGCAATAAGTTTTGTTTTGGCAGGCGCAGGCTTTGCGATGATGTTGTCTGGTAGCCTACCAGATGTGTTACTTTCTGCCGTATTTAGTGTAGTAGTATTGATTCTACAACCACTTATAGCCATTTATGGAGGACATCGAGCATCAGATTGGTCAGCTCTTCTTACAGCTCTTGTAATTGGGGTTTTAGCTGCAAGCTCAAAAATCTTTTTTCCAGTTGTTAACCTGATCACTGTGACTGTAAGTTCATTGATCATACTCATACCTGGTTTTTCGATAAGTACAGGGATCATTGAGATGACAAGTAATCATGTGGTATCAGGTTTAGCTAACCTCATGAATGGATTACTTTATTTGGTGAAACTCTTCGTTGGAACTTGGTTAGGAATTTATGCGGTCGAATTAGTTTACACATTACCAGAAACAATAATAGCGGAACCTATAGCTCAAACTTGGCTATTGCTCTTATTACCTCCAATGATGTGTGCCCTAGCTTGTATTTTCCAAACAGCTCCTAAAAACTTTTTGGCAGTGGTACTTATCAGTTCAAGTTCTTTATTAGGAATGGTAGTTGGGGGTATCATGTTAGATGCAAATTTCGGGAATTTAATTGGTACAATTCTTCCTGTTGTATTTTCAAATTTGTGGAGTAGAAAAACAGGAGAGCCTAGTTCTATTCCTTTGTTGCCTTCTATCATGCTTATAGTGAGTGGAAGCATAGGCTTTCGAGGTTTAGCTACTATTTCTACAGGTCAAACAGCTTTGGGTGAGCAATATTTCATACAGATGTTCATTGTCGCTTTCACTATTGGTGCTGGTTTACTAGTAGGAAATACGATTTCACGTCCAAATTCTAGTTTATAA
- a CDS encoding helix-turn-helix domain-containing protein translates to MDYEYIIEGDELTPVEAYKKVAKDLNGKWDGENLKVENQLGEIDAYSFNFLDDIYISISTLHFKKPVLFRSARRETDQPYFALKIGFTGTLLDKEQDFHFNNLGVFFYNSKQNFEVAYPLDKECQWLSIIFSLSAFEKFMGDQPSEIAKLIYDKSSWFKYFPLDVEIENLVKTLFFNLDKKTRMNIYFFTKPLEIIALISKKMEKEAHGFKKNIHEDDLKVMMQLKDQYLSDFTKQPSLSELSENYGMSISKLNRIFKSIFDKPILQFYNQQKIEEAYRQISRTNKSITEISMDLNFTNVGYMSRMFKDAYGFSPSVLRDKKDINSI, encoded by the coding sequence ATGGATTACGAATATATTATAGAAGGGGATGAATTAACGCCTGTCGAAGCTTATAAAAAAGTAGCTAAAGATCTCAATGGAAAATGGGATGGTGAAAACTTAAAAGTCGAAAATCAACTGGGTGAGATTGATGCTTATTCTTTCAACTTTCTTGATGATATTTATATTTCTATTTCAACTTTACATTTTAAAAAACCAGTTTTATTTAGAAGTGCGAGAAGGGAAACAGACCAACCTTATTTTGCCTTGAAAATTGGTTTTACGGGTACTCTACTTGATAAAGAACAAGACTTTCATTTCAATAATCTTGGTGTATTTTTTTATAACTCCAAACAAAACTTTGAGGTGGCATATCCTTTAGATAAGGAGTGTCAGTGGTTGTCCATTATTTTTTCTTTGAGTGCCTTTGAAAAATTTATGGGTGACCAACCGAGTGAAATAGCTAAACTTATCTATGATAAAAGCTCTTGGTTTAAGTACTTTCCTTTAGATGTAGAAATAGAAAACTTAGTCAAAACCTTATTTTTTAATCTAGATAAGAAAACTAGAATGAATATCTACTTCTTTACAAAGCCCTTGGAAATAATAGCCTTAATAAGTAAGAAAATGGAAAAAGAAGCTCATGGTTTTAAGAAAAATATTCATGAAGATGATCTGAAGGTGATGATGCAGTTGAAAGATCAATACCTTTCTGATTTCACGAAGCAACCCAGTTTATCCGAGTTGAGCGAGAACTATGGGATGAGTATTTCAAAACTAAATAGAATCTTTAAGTCAATTTTTGACAAGCCGATCTTACAGTTTTATAATCAGCAAAAAATTGAAGAAGCATATCGTCAAATTAGTAGAACAAACAAAAGTATAACGGAGATTTCCATGGATTTGAATTTTACTAATGTTGGGTATATGAGTAGAATGTTTAAAGATGCCTATGGTTTTTCTCCATCAGTATTAAGAGATAAAAAGGATATTAATTCTATCTAA
- a CDS encoding serine hydrolase domain-containing protein gives MEFKTLLFTVVGTMIFGLSSKVIHKGGASGNKLKTMKIAKPENVASNISLEKIHEINTFFSKDENKVKIQFASDETKYAWQNIPEFYNVARIAKGEKRNDLTYRIDDNIENIKYINRKGEQLSVNSHFEKYPIDAMIVVKNGEVRYERYQTMREHDQHIWFSVSKVVGSTMLAFLEMERKVDVKKPVSEYLVELKGSVWDTVTVEEALDMATGLNGTEHDEPLEDSRTNPNQIWYQWAATNDIGIFDNKGLSQKWDEVLREMERVKPAYTAFEYNSINTFVINRIVERVGERPLNEQLRERIWSKMGMDHDANIVMSPSGNALGFMGMNSTLRDLARFGMAFTPSSEKLAGERVIPQAIMNKIHDRSKHRMYAKGNVGKLFVENFPRDKNIANRYQWDAVFEDGAMLKKGVGGQGLYISPKDDLVIAWFCTGTGADQEETMARTIAKALENND, from the coding sequence ATGGAATTTAAGACCCTATTATTTACAGTTGTAGGAACAATGATTTTCGGATTGTCATCTAAGGTTATTCATAAAGGAGGTGCATCAGGAAACAAATTAAAAACAATGAAAATAGCTAAACCCGAGAATGTTGCATCCAATATTTCATTAGAAAAAATACATGAGATTAATACGTTTTTTTCTAAAGATGAGAATAAAGTGAAGATTCAATTTGCTAGTGATGAAACAAAGTATGCTTGGCAAAATATTCCTGAGTTTTATAATGTAGCAAGGATAGCCAAGGGAGAAAAACGGAATGATTTGACTTATAGAATTGATGATAATATAGAAAACATAAAGTACATCAATCGTAAGGGAGAGCAGTTATCGGTCAATTCGCATTTTGAGAAATACCCAATTGATGCAATGATTGTGGTAAAAAATGGTGAGGTTAGATATGAACGTTATCAGACAATGCGAGAGCATGATCAACATATATGGTTTTCAGTTAGTAAGGTTGTTGGCTCTACGATGTTGGCTTTCTTGGAAATGGAAAGAAAGGTTGATGTCAAAAAGCCTGTAAGTGAATATTTGGTTGAATTGAAAGGTTCAGTATGGGATACAGTAACGGTTGAAGAAGCTTTGGATATGGCCACAGGTTTAAATGGAACAGAACATGATGAGCCTCTAGAGGATTCCAGAACCAATCCTAACCAAATTTGGTATCAATGGGCAGCTACTAATGATATCGGAATTTTTGACAATAAAGGATTATCTCAAAAATGGGATGAGGTACTTCGAGAAATGGAACGAGTAAAGCCAGCTTACACTGCTTTTGAATATAATTCCATAAATACATTCGTGATAAACAGAATTGTAGAGAGAGTAGGAGAGAGACCTCTTAACGAGCAATTAAGAGAACGAATTTGGTCAAAAATGGGCATGGATCATGATGCAAATATTGTGATGAGTCCTTCTGGGAATGCATTAGGATTTATGGGAATGAATTCAACGCTTAGAGACCTCGCTCGTTTTGGAATGGCTTTTACACCATCTAGTGAAAAATTAGCTGGAGAAAGAGTTATTCCTCAAGCAATCATGAATAAGATTCATGATCGTTCTAAGCACCGAATGTATGCCAAAGGAAATGTAGGTAAGTTGTTTGTCGAAAACTTTCCTAGAGATAAAAATATAGCTAACCGTTATCAATGGGATGCCGTTTTTGAAGATGGCGCAATGCTCAAAAAAGGTGTTGGTGGTCAAGGACTTTATATTTCCCCAAAAGATGATCTAGTTATCGCATGGTTTTGTACTGGAACTGGTGCTGATCAAGAAGAAACAATGGCTCGAACAATAGCAAAAGCACTTGAAAATAATGATTGA
- a CDS encoding S10 family peptidase: MKLNYTQSLIQIKSVLSLIISLFVLSNAHAQNQKIAVDTTVVTSHVASINGKKIIYSATTGTQPVWDDKGKVTATLFYTYYKAENLGKTEERPLVMSFNGGPGSASVWMHLAYTGPKILNIDDEGHPIQPYGVKDNPNSILDIADIVYVNPVNTGYSRTITEDGKEVQRDKFFGINADIKYLAAWLNTFVTRNERWLSPKFLIGESYGGTRVSGLAHELQQAQWMYLNGVILVSPADYIIYDTASPLFAALNLPYYAATAWYHKQLPSELQQKDLLEILPEIEEYTVNQVIPTIAKGGFVDEEERNAVAEKMAYFSGLSKTDFLNYNLALPTSYYWKELLREEKGQTIGRLDSRYLGIDKTDAGIRPDYSPELTSWLHSFTPAINYYVREHLGFKTDLKYNVFGPVHPWDRSNNQTRDNLRQAMAQNPYLKVMYQSGYYDGATTYFHAKYSMWQTDPSGKMRDRFSFKGYRSGHMMYLRKADLKQANEDIRNFIKDSDAKGVSAKYQ; this comes from the coding sequence ATGAAATTAAACTATACTCAAAGCTTAATACAGATAAAATCTGTTTTATCTTTAATTATTTCACTTTTTGTATTATCAAATGCTCATGCACAAAATCAAAAAATAGCCGTAGATACGACCGTAGTGACATCACATGTAGCATCAATTAATGGAAAAAAGATCATTTACTCAGCAACGACAGGAACCCAACCTGTTTGGGATGACAAAGGTAAAGTAACCGCAACACTCTTTTATACATACTACAAAGCTGAAAATCTAGGAAAAACAGAAGAGAGACCATTAGTGATGTCTTTTAATGGGGGACCTGGTTCAGCATCTGTTTGGATGCATCTAGCATATACAGGCCCTAAAATCTTGAATATTGACGATGAAGGTCATCCTATTCAACCTTATGGAGTGAAGGATAATCCGAATTCAATTTTAGATATAGCAGACATCGTTTATGTAAACCCTGTAAATACTGGCTATTCACGTACAATTACGGAAGATGGTAAAGAGGTTCAGAGAGATAAATTTTTTGGTATAAATGCCGATATCAAATATTTGGCAGCTTGGCTAAATACATTTGTGACAAGAAATGAAAGATGGTTATCTCCTAAGTTTTTAATCGGTGAAAGTTATGGTGGGACACGTGTTTCGGGGCTTGCTCATGAACTTCAACAAGCACAATGGATGTATTTGAATGGAGTTATTTTAGTTTCTCCTGCCGACTATATTATCTATGATACAGCTAGTCCACTTTTTGCAGCATTAAATTTGCCATATTATGCAGCTACCGCTTGGTATCATAAACAACTACCTTCAGAACTTCAACAAAAAGATTTACTTGAGATTTTACCAGAAATAGAAGAGTATACTGTAAATCAAGTGATCCCAACAATAGCAAAAGGTGGTTTTGTGGATGAAGAGGAAAGAAATGCTGTTGCTGAAAAAATGGCATATTTTTCTGGACTGTCAAAAACTGATTTCCTTAACTACAATTTGGCATTACCAACCTCATATTACTGGAAAGAACTTTTAAGAGAAGAAAAAGGCCAGACTATTGGCCGACTAGATTCTAGATATTTAGGAATCGATAAAACAGATGCAGGTATCAGACCCGACTATAGCCCTGAGTTGACATCTTGGCTTCATTCATTTACTCCTGCAATCAATTATTACGTTAGAGAACACTTAGGCTTTAAAACAGATTTAAAATATAATGTTTTTGGCCCTGTACACCCTTGGGATAGAAGTAACAATCAGACAAGAGATAATCTTCGTCAAGCAATGGCTCAAAACCCGTATTTAAAAGTGATGTATCAATCGGGTTATTATGATGGCGCAACAACTTATTTCCATGCAAAATACAGTATGTGGCAGACAGACCCAAGTGGGAAAATGAGAGATCGTTTTAGTTTTAAAGGCTATAGAAGTGGACACATGATGTATCTAAGAAAAGCTGATTTGAAACAAGCTAATGAGGATATTAGAAACTTTATAAAGGATAGTGATGCTAAGGGGGTATCAGCCAAGTATCAATAA
- a CDS encoding CapA family protein gives MKKYIPIDMPKDFGFALDGFEQATQNQMKQFIEKAHKEGKWRATEHILFDPNSTEFWAYYTQKALNPIKAPKKGSQLEEKFAPYRKTQFNLEPKGFKEEKSYRMSAVGDLMRGKHADKSKDRIYEAVEDLIFSADCIYGNLESTIALGEPMGITDGFKTGGTPSIGLTRDEYKGLTRHKGRKFDVLQLANNHVMDNGQEGIELNMSVLNQDEISFTGVYENESDSQEVMYTTHNGIKIGWVAHTFSVNFKPIPKDEPWLVDITSFCVEENPDMARIEQQIKNARAEGCDLVIVTPHWGAEWEFFPWPEQMDWARRFAELGADAVIGTHPHVIQPVEIYTPKSDPDKSVPILYSLGNFIPMAGPSYTVLSLVANLKISKGQLNGADRTMVTGLEITPVAFMGEEDDDQIYASIVPLAELNNSNLDPDTQDFVNRINSYADFVIGEDWRK, from the coding sequence ATGAAAAAATATATTCCGATTGATATGCCAAAAGATTTTGGATTTGCACTTGACGGTTTTGAGCAAGCTACCCAAAATCAAATGAAGCAATTTATTGAGAAAGCACACAAAGAAGGGAAATGGAGAGCAACCGAACATATTCTTTTTGATCCTAATAGCACAGAATTTTGGGCTTATTATACACAGAAAGCACTAAACCCAATAAAAGCACCCAAGAAAGGTTCTCAATTAGAAGAAAAGTTTGCTCCTTATCGTAAGACACAATTCAACTTAGAACCCAAAGGTTTTAAAGAAGAAAAATCTTATCGGATGAGTGCGGTTGGAGACTTGATGAGGGGAAAACATGCAGATAAATCAAAAGACAGAATATATGAAGCTGTTGAAGACTTAATCTTTAGTGCAGATTGTATTTATGGAAATCTTGAATCTACAATAGCTCTTGGTGAGCCAATGGGAATTACCGATGGGTTTAAAACTGGAGGAACTCCTAGTATCGGTCTTACTAGAGATGAGTATAAAGGTTTGACTCGACATAAAGGACGTAAGTTTGATGTACTTCAACTTGCCAATAACCATGTGATGGATAATGGACAAGAAGGAATAGAATTGAACATGTCTGTGCTAAATCAAGATGAGATCAGTTTTACTGGAGTCTACGAAAATGAATCTGACTCTCAAGAAGTAATGTATACTACGCACAACGGCATAAAAATAGGTTGGGTAGCTCATACATTCTCTGTAAACTTTAAGCCTATTCCAAAAGATGAACCTTGGTTAGTGGATATCACCTCATTTTGTGTTGAAGAAAATCCTGATATGGCAAGGATAGAGCAGCAAATTAAAAATGCAAGAGCTGAAGGTTGTGACTTAGTTATTGTTACCCCTCATTGGGGTGCCGAATGGGAGTTTTTCCCTTGGCCTGAGCAAATGGATTGGGCTAGAAGGTTTGCAGAACTTGGAGCGGATGCAGTAATTGGTACACATCCTCATGTTATTCAGCCTGTAGAGATTTATACTCCTAAAAGTGATCCTGATAAATCAGTACCCATTCTTTATAGTTTAGGGAATTTCATCCCGATGGCAGGGCCCAGTTATACGGTATTGAGTCTAGTTGCTAATTTAAAGATTTCGAAAGGGCAATTGAATGGAGCTGATCGTACAATGGTGACAGGCTTGGAAATTACCCCAGTAGCATTTATGGGAGAAGAAGATGATGATCAAATATATGCTTCAATCGTTCCACTTGCTGAATTAAATAATAGCAATCTTGATCCTGATACGCAAGATTTTGTAAATCGAATTAATAGTTATGCAGATTTCGTGATCGGAGAAGACTGGAGGAAATAG
- a CDS encoding C45 family autoproteolytic acyltransferase/hydolase, with product MSILKNKQIFPSQEMTQYFPNKKSDYCKPTHIIVEGTWEEMGYDLATIAKEDFGVELKKYFDPIYGAARRSYMEKNWPEMAEMQKGVFKAFGLPEDNNEYDGTSLAFDWYDESYDGFDLGSMKTCSAAVLPKEKSDNGSTYVSRNYDMSALVLWSPLFGKPAPEGAWGHAERWVVVEFRPKNGTRSIISGTNELLTPYVDAINEHGLFITMLRDPETNGLEAGPSSGGNLAGMANTHILHKLVSSCKTVEEAKAALLGNRITQTFLNFHITIADQDGNATVFEIDGKSGAYVFTDRVEGEPFFVTNHAVHLHPTPDTYPDTPDIAAHNTFTRQRILRDTYKNFEQPLQREDATKLMDAVHCAFVDEELAEAGPSERSLQEINADLSKPEMRIRWYLGDEGPMEGTENDLKDRRSEWVTFGF from the coding sequence ATGAGTATTCTAAAAAACAAACAAATTTTCCCTAGTCAAGAAATGACACAATATTTCCCAAATAAAAAAAGTGATTATTGTAAGCCAACTCACATTATAGTAGAAGGTACTTGGGAAGAAATGGGTTATGATTTAGCAACGATTGCAAAAGAAGATTTTGGAGTAGAATTAAAAAAGTATTTCGACCCTATCTATGGAGCTGCAAGACGCAGTTATATGGAAAAAAATTGGCCTGAAATGGCAGAGATGCAAAAAGGTGTATTTAAAGCTTTCGGTCTTCCAGAAGATAATAATGAATATGATGGTACAAGTTTAGCCTTTGATTGGTATGATGAAAGTTATGATGGTTTCGATCTAGGTTCTATGAAGACTTGCTCAGCCGCAGTTTTACCAAAAGAGAAGTCAGATAATGGTTCTACTTATGTTTCTAGAAACTACGATATGAGTGCTCTAGTTTTATGGAGTCCTTTATTTGGGAAACCTGCACCAGAAGGTGCTTGGGGACACGCAGAACGTTGGGTTGTAGTGGAGTTTAGACCTAAAAATGGTACACGTAGTATCATCAGTGGTACAAATGAATTGCTAACTCCTTACGTAGATGCAATCAATGAACATGGTTTATTCATCACTATGTTGCGCGATCCAGAAACAAATGGTTTGGAAGCAGGACCTTCAAGCGGAGGTAACTTAGCCGGTATGGCCAATACACACATTTTACATAAACTTGTAAGTTCTTGTAAAACCGTAGAAGAGGCTAAAGCTGCATTATTAGGAAATAGAATTACACAAACTTTCTTGAATTTCCACATCACAATTGCCGACCAAGACGGTAATGCTACTGTATTTGAAATTGATGGAAAATCAGGAGCTTATGTATTTACTGATAGGGTAGAAGGAGAGCCATTCTTCGTAACAAACCATGCTGTGCATTTGCACCCAACACCCGACACTTACCCTGATACTCCTGATATAGCAGCACATAATACATTTACGAGACAACGCATTTTAAGAGATACTTATAAAAACTTTGAACAACCACTTCAAAGAGAGGATGCGACTAAGTTGATGGATGCTGTTCACTGTGCTTTTGTGGATGAAGAATTGGCTGAAGCAGGTCCAAGTGAAAGATCATTACAAGAAATAAACGCCGATTTATCTAAACCCGAAATGAGAATTCGTTGGTATTTGGGTGACGAAGGACCGATGGAAGGGACAGAAAACGATTTGAAAGATAGACGAAGTGAATGGGTAACTTTCGGTTTCTAA
- a CDS encoding C45 family autoproteolytic acyltransferase/hydolase, whose protein sequence is MRTLRQNLFLLLNLLFMSTSLFAQEKNDESEMKLVREFEGGKLYEANGFLIPVISGSNFEMGKQYGFLMVNEMKKVRDAILVKEVEAGYLDDETKAIWVNRAYESGSLRTKQFYEGVAEGTGWTLEDVVMLDQIMEFGIYQSKLHSFAGCTSIASWGENSKDGNMYIGRNMDWSPAFTKFPTVLTVRKPNDGSYQFATTGWAGMYAAFTAMNEKGVYLDLHDGTSMGGSVVAIDRPSLLNTLVDMMSETSTLEGLESRYNGMVASTSAIYTIADKNGAASVESSSLNGNRVRKPAQNNDALVVVNSFMEESWGLGKRETVSNSLRRFSNMTDRLAENKGNIDAQKTKDLMDLRLFNEDDSFKENGGCTKPALQDADLTVYQTVFDINEQKVYLKVPVPEYFADWTMIDLKELFND, encoded by the coding sequence ATGAGAACATTAAGACAGAATTTATTCCTACTCTTAAATCTTTTATTCATGTCAACTTCATTGTTTGCACAAGAAAAAAATGATGAATCAGAAATGAAATTAGTTAGAGAATTTGAAGGTGGAAAGCTTTATGAAGCTAACGGATTTCTGATTCCAGTGATATCAGGTTCCAATTTTGAAATGGGAAAACAATATGGCTTCTTGATGGTCAATGAAATGAAAAAAGTCAGGGATGCAATTCTAGTAAAAGAAGTGGAAGCTGGCTACTTAGATGATGAAACAAAAGCTATTTGGGTAAATAGAGCATATGAATCGGGTTCTTTACGTACCAAACAATTTTATGAAGGTGTAGCGGAAGGAACAGGATGGACGTTGGAAGATGTCGTTATGCTAGATCAAATAATGGAGTTTGGTATATATCAATCAAAACTTCATTCTTTTGCAGGTTGTACCTCAATTGCCTCATGGGGAGAAAATTCTAAAGATGGAAATATGTATATCGGTAGAAACATGGACTGGAGTCCTGCTTTTACTAAATTCCCTACCGTTCTGACAGTTCGAAAACCTAATGATGGTTCGTATCAATTTGCCACAACGGGATGGGCTGGTATGTACGCCGCATTTACAGCAATGAACGAGAAAGGTGTTTATTTAGACCTTCATGATGGAACAAGTATGGGTGGTTCGGTAGTTGCAATTGACAGACCTTCATTGTTAAATACTTTGGTAGATATGATGAGTGAGACCTCTACTTTAGAGGGTTTAGAATCTAGATATAACGGTATGGTTGCAAGTACATCAGCGATTTATACCATTGCCGATAAAAATGGCGCAGCCTCGGTTGAAAGTTCTTCTTTGAATGGAAATAGAGTTCGTAAACCTGCTCAAAATAATGATGCATTAGTGGTTGTAAACTCTTTTATGGAAGAAAGCTGGGGACTTGGTAAAAGAGAAACAGTAAGTAACTCTTTACGTCGTTTTTCAAATATGACGGATCGTTTGGCAGAAAATAAAGGAAATATTGATGCTCAAAAGACTAAAGATTTGATGGATCTTAGATTATTTAATGAAGACGATTCTTTCAAAGAAAATGGAGGTTGTACTAAACCTGCTTTACAAGATGCAGATTTGACTGTTTATCAGACTGTATTTGACATTAATGAGCAAAAGGTATATCTGAAAGTTCCTGTACCAGAATATTTTGCTGATTGGACAATGATCGACTTGAAAGAGTTGTTTAATGACTAA